taattttacaaaaacaatatacagtggctacttgaccccttggaagtcacagcttaaaacatgttttgttttagggtatcctacaaaacccttgggggttttggttcccattttcaaaaatcaatacacatgcatcataaaaattattaaacaactaccataaccttattacatcaccaacaagaaactttaagcattagatatacaaaataatgcttaaaactaaaaaccctacaacaaaatcatcaaaagtaaactttttacctctttggtgttcttgcttaaggtttggaccttcctattagctttggctcctccaaaacctttcaaaaaccctaaccaacttccctcaacaacatagttaattagctatttgaaactctaagcttaaaactttacaaaagcctagattagtgaaggtttaccttggggaaaatacttcctagaccaagacttagcctcaaagtttccttggtgttcttgggcttgaaaaatggagagaacactttgagaggtcttcaaaaatcagatgagtgaatgagagagagtggtgtggtcggttggggagggatggaagagttatatactatctaatttatctcaaaaacactcaagtgttttcctcccacttgcccacttgacttcttaattaaatgggatttaaattttataaaaatttgggttcacaccactctaaaacaccacatggccggccacccctttgccatatatgatcattttttttttttttttaaaggttaataaaggtttcataagaagaaaagtccaaattggcttttgacaccttttttcactcttattaagttttaatcaccaaacttaacattaattaattaaattaaatgtctctcacatttaatttaattaatcacatagtaaaatttaacctaaggtccattcatggaataaaattccccatttcggtaaaattaggcatttaacacaaaatgccctaaaatttccattttcttttaggtttattatttttgaccaaactttaacttttatgaatgtattttatgcccaaaatataattgccatgatttttcattttattttccgagatttttacccgatcagggtttttgtgtcggtccaggaccgaaagtcttatcttgacttttaaaatcacaaaattcatattttggctagcaataactcatggaatacttacaaacaaaatataatattatttaaaataatattcttaacccgggggaaaaatcccgacccgagtcgtttaaaggtacccaaaaacgtaggacgttacacctTCAACAAACAGTAGAGTCTGTACTACTCTGACTTTATCACCctgatgaaattttatttttcaaagatGGTTCATAAAatcattaacaaagtttcaactTTGATACATAAACAACTCCAAAAACTTGACTTTATCACTTTAGTAAAGAAAAGAGGATGAGCAAAATTAGTATGAGGAAACATTAAAGGATCCGCTCACAAactatattaatttcttgctTAAAAAGAAATATTGGTCTTTTATGAAAAAATGAGCTCACATCAGTACCACCCATGTAAGGAACAAGGAAAGAAGGGATCATCACTGCAGTTCCAAGGGCCAAAATGTAGTGCTGAAAACCCAGAAATACTGCCTCccctgtttttccaaatgaaacaaataacactttaaaataagaaatagaagaaaaataacataaagAATCAATAAATGAAGAAATGAACATACCCCAAGGGCAGTACTCAAAAGCAGTCCCTCATTGTCTACTCAAGTGATTGTGGTGAGAAAACTGAACCAGAACCAATACACATACACTTGGCAAACATACCAGCGAGCAACAGATGTATAGCATGATCAAGTGCCAAGTCTTTCGCACTATTTTGTCTAACAGCCACTTCTATATTATTAACCATCACTAGAGTTTTTCCCTCTGTTCaattgactatttatttatttattttggtccTAAAATGTGATTGATCTAAATGGTTGTTGATACATAGAACTGACTGAaacattataataaaattaactaTAAAACAGTGCAGTAAAGGTTTCAACCGTCTAAATTATATgtttaagaataaaaaaaatgcaataaatgTTCTTGAGTAGCTGTCTTGGCTCTTGGATAAAAGCACAAACAAGAGAGGTACTACACAGAGGTTAAACAAAGATTAGAAACATACACGTTCAATGGCTACCCGCTCCTCAGGAGTTACAGTCATAGCCTGTGGCATGGCTGAAGCCATCAGGCTCAGAACGTTCCTGATTgtataataaaaatgaaaaattagcATGTGTCAAGTAGATAACAAAAActgataaataataaaaaaaaaaactgcattcATCTCACCCTTCTCCTCCCTCAACAAGTTCATTTATCAGGGGCAAAAAGTCAGCCTGAGGCTCTTGTATGAGATGCACAAGATGTGGATTTTGTTTCCCTAGCTCTTGAAGCATAGGTTGCAAAACAATAAGTGTAGCATGAATACTATTTAGTGTCCGTCTACCACCAAAATGACCAAGCTATCAACAGGCATTTTGTTTCTTTATGAGAAGCCTAACCTGCTGAATTTGAGGGTTTGCTTGCACCATAGCTCGCAATGCTTGGAACTACAATGAAAGttagagaaaaaaaattcaaCCATGACTACAGCAATAAAAAAGAGTAAAGCTCCATATGGATCAGAGAAAAAAAGAATGGAAAAAAAATCAAGTACCTGTTGACTGTTTCAAAGAAAATACAAATTTCCAGCACCAGCATTTGCACCCACATTTGGTAGGCCCTGATTCAAGAAtagtaatattttttattaattagctGATCATAAAATACAATTCAAACTTCAAAGGAGCATCTATCTGAGGGGAGAATTCAAAAGTTAAGAGGTAGAACAATAGCTACCTGTGAGAAGAGATCCAATGGATTTGCATTAGGGACAACAGCAGGTGCAGCAGCAGGTTGTGAAGCTTGCACTGGAGGAATGATTGCTGGGGAGTTTGCTGCTGCCTCAGCAGGAACTTGGGCAACTGGTGGAACATTTGTCTGTTCAGGAATTCCCTGATGCATAACATCTATGTCAACTTCACAGTGTCATCAACAAAGAATGTCTCTTACAACAAACCTTTGGAGAATATTAACctttcaaaaatattatttttcatgtaATAAAAACCACATATAGAAGAAAAATAGTACACGGTTTGAGCAAACTcgtacaaaataataaatttaaattgatataataATGTAATTATAATAAAGCAGTTCCATTGATATTGGAGTACAGAGGAACCTGATACTTCAAAACAACCTAGTTGGAGTGTTTGCTCTAGCCATGTTGGTTAAGTTTCACTGGAATTTATCAGCACTAAAGTAATAATTTAAGCAAGCACCAACTTACATCAGCTAAACAATTGATTATTAACACttttaattaacataaacaccCCCACCAGTGGAAAGAATATATTAGGAGTTAACTAATAACTGTAAGCCAAAAATAGAAAATATAATTTGAACTCAAAAAGTATATATTACAAACACATCACAAAAAAAACCCCACTTATGGACTAAATTGATGGCTGTAACAAACCTCGATAGCAATTAAATAGTAGCGGATTGCAACATCAATGTTGCCCTTCTCCTGCAGCAGAAACATAATAACTGTCTATTAGATGCTTGCAGGCTAAATACTTGACAGTGGAACCATAAAAGATACTAAAGATTACCTTCCAAGCATTTGCCATGTTTCCATAACACTCAGCAAAGTGAGGATCAATTTGAATAGCTTCTTCATTTTTTGCAATGCACGTATCAAAATCATGTAGCTAAAacagaataaaataaaatttaagaatCAAGTGCAAGTAAATTCACTTACAAGCCAGAAACACTGAAGAGCGTACAtatattgagaaaatacatgaaTGATAATAAGCTTCATTGAGAACCTGAAATGTAAAATATGGCAAGATAATTGTGTCACTTGGCAATAGCAACATAATGGCTTGCCAaaaatagatattatatatgcttCAAGTACAGCCCATCAACACTTGCTCAAACCAAAAGTTTAATGGCTATAGAATGTTTTGTTAAGAAGTCTATTTACACTTATAGATGTTATGATAGTGTTGACCAAGACTTAAAAAGTTCCAACAAAATGAGGCAATGAAAAGAACTAAATCTAAAAGCTTGTCTACATATGCTACTGTATATTTACAAGCATTTTTTGTATGTGTGTGTAGTTGATTCagtttttatgttatatatagaaATTTTGTTAGGCTAGTTGGCTCACTCTCTCAACATTCTCTCTCTATGAACCAAGCtgtatatatatctatatgtatatatttatgtttttttgttgtattagttctattctctattttttttgtaTGAAAGGGGGAAGTTTTTGGCATTATTATGTTGATGTGAAAGTGGTCAAGAATAATAACCAGATTGAGTTAAGTTACTGTTAATCCTAACCCGAATCAAACTAATTGTCAACTACTTACAGGTTTTACTAAAAATAGAAAGACATAAATtcaaataacacaacaaaaattAGGGGATTGACCTTTTACCAGCTTCTCTTTGCTGCTTCAACTAGACCTTTTTTCGCCCAATCTTCATGGAAGGCAAACAAAGTTAAAGTGAAAGAAGCAAAAAGAAACTTTGGAAAGATTGTACTGTACATgagaaaaaacaataaaaagaagaTCACTAcccaaaaaaaacaaaacaaaaaagattGGCTTACATCTTTTGTATGCCCTCTTCCTAGTACACTTTAAAAATACTGTGATTCCTAGTCTTTTGTTTTGTTAGAAATTCATATATAACAGCATTGTTTTTAGATTTCCCTATGAATTTAGATTTCACTACCTTTGCAGCACCAGTAGAACTAGGAATGATATTTTGTCCAGCTCCACGGCCTCCTCTCCAATCCTTCATTGATGGGCCATCAACAGTCTTTTGTGTTGATGAACATTAGAAACAAGAGTCAAGTAACCAACTTGTAAACTATTCTCCTATTATAGAAACAAATAAAGTGCAAAACAAACCTGTAGTTGCACGGACAGTTGTCATTAAACCTTCAAGAATACCAAATTCCTCATGAACAACCTGTGTAAAGTAATAAGAAAATCACTCAGCGAATAACTAAAAAGCATAATAGCTAAAAATCATATTATTCATAaatgtatattaattattaatgatATCTAACTCCAACCATTCAATACTATTactataaaatacaaaaaaaaaagagtttattatatatttatactattactattactatataatatatatatttatatgtatactattactatataatatatttatactatTATTTGCTTGTCAACTTTAGGCAAACATATATTAGCAAAACTAGCTCATAAGAATAACAGTAACACAGTAAGAAGAATCAAATGTAATAATGCACAAGAATCTGAGATTACACCATAAGTCTTTATTAAGCATCAACAATCTGAGATTACACCCTATACACAGTTGAGAAGAACTATCACACTCAAATTATAACAGTTCACACATAATAGAAGTCCTGAAGAAACTCTCTCACAAAGCTAGTTCTCTCTTTCTTAAAGTCTAATCTCTAAAAACTATTGTATTATAGAATGAGGTATATGCCATTCTCTTTGGTTTTCCTTTGTCAAGATTTTTAGAGAACTTTTCATCCTCTGAAAAACAACTATCAGTGTAATTTACTATTAACACAATTATAAGAATAGTCTATCAAAAAACTTGATCTCAAACAAAgataacttaaaattttaatttaagaggagTACTTGGTCAAGCCGGCTTGAAGTACTCTGCTCTTTGTATTGAAATTGAATAAGTTGAACCTTTGTGTGACGTCTTctttatattaatatcattatATGGCACCAACCCCGTACTTTCCCTTTTTATGTCTCAATACTTGCAACAACATTATTCTtatttcaaaaattccaagtaAAATATATCAGAGAGAGCATAGTTACCAATGTCTCTTTTATTCCACAGCTAAACTCTCAAcagaaatttaaaagaataaatgacaAACACGAGATCACTTCACATGAGTATATGTAGAAAGCATAAGCTTAGATATGACCACGAACTATGACTTTAGATCATTAAGAAAACATGTAAACAAAACCAGAGAACAATATAAATGATATTAGAATGTCAAACTAGGAATGCATTGCAAGAGAAGGGAAGCTTATAGATTACccctaacaatgtgaccaagataCGAGCTCCACTGCATCCTAATGGGTGTCCCAATGATACAGCCTCACCATGTACGTTAAGGCTTTCCTGAGATATTTGGAAATTGGAAGAGTAAAAAAATGTAGATAAGGATAGTGAAAAAATGGAGCAAAGCTGAAATGCATTGTGGACAGATGAATGACTATACAAATTGCAGAAAATGGAAGAGTGATCACATTTAAAATAGCATACATTTCAGACTTAAGAATAAATCAACTTGAAAGAAATTATCTAGTTTTCTCCAAACTCAAAGGATTAAGACCAAGCAGCTTTTGATTGGCTAGAGCTACAACCTAGAGAGAAGATGGACAAatataaatgaatgaaaaaaaatgctTACTAAATCAGGAACAGTATAGGGATTACAAGTACTAAAATCTTACAGAAAACGCTTCATTTATTTCATAGTAATCAATCTGAGAAGCATATAAACTAGCATTTGAAATAGCTTTTGGTATCACAAGGGCTGGAGCAGTTGTAAAGAATTCAGGTGCCAGTGAAGATAATCTTCTTTGAGCTATGTTTCAGCAACAGTAAAATAGAACTAGGAAGCCAATTCATTGGAGTACCTGAGCTGCATCAGGATAGCCCTTAATCTTTGCAATTACTTGCAATCCAAGTTGAAGTGCCTTCTCTCCACTCACTAGGACTAATGCAGCTGCACCATCATTATTCATGATAAAAAACCAAACCATATTAAGGCAAGTTAAaatctgaaaccctagtcacacacacataaaaataagaaaaaggcTGCCCACAGAAAATAAACCAGTTTTGTTGTAGCATAAACTACAATAAGTGTTGCACTCCAGTTGCTTAAATGTACAAGAAAGTAAATGAGTATTTAGATAGTACAAGCCTCTAAATAGAAGGCATAGGAAACAATATATCTGATTGCATTACCACACTAAGTTAATAAATTTTTTTCAGCATTGGCGGCGGGGGAAAAGAGAGAGGTGGGAACCTTATGATTGAAGCATTGCCAGCAGTAATAGAGCCCTCGTTCTACTTGAAACTTGGTCTTAGCTTTCTTAATTTTGCAGCATCAAACTATGAAGAGagacaaaaacaaattaaaagtACTGAAGCAAGTATTGAAAAATCTGACTTAAAATCTACTTTTAACTAGAAAACCTTACTatgaaataaatattaataattatacaaGTTCACAAAATTTAGTATATACCATTTAGTATCAAGATAACCCAcatccatatatttttttttttttaaatggaccTCAGAAAATCCTAGCACCCTAGAAGCAATCAAGCCAATAAATTGCACTGGTAGATACTTCTAATTATGGAACAAAACTGCTTTCCAAATGAGCAAGCAAGAAACATTCACAACTAGAGAAGAAATATGGAGCTTTCTCAACATTACCATTGACACAAGTGATGGAGCTTTCTCTGACCAAACAGTTGTCACTATCTGGGACAACCTTCCTTAACACCGTCTCGCCATTGAAGTTCTGCAGAATCTGCCTGAGTCTAGCAGCAGAGACAAGTGGTCGAAGGCTGAGTTGTGCCTGTCCCATTTTGTCATCTGTCTTCAAGAGGTCTTTATCAAACACTTCCTAAGGGGAGAAAGAACTTTGGTCATATAACATACTAGTCTTAATTATGTCTTCAAAGGAATACATGAGAAGAAGATTAAAAAAATAGATGCAAACTGAAACTATTGATAAAGGCCAAAAGCCAATAATTGGCTTAAGGAAGGAAAAGGTGAAACATTTGCTACATAAACTCACAAGTTAGAGCTGAAGCTCCCATATTCAGTGAGAAAAGAATATAGGGACAATAAATAAAGGTTTTGGAGTTGTGCTATCAATTAGAAAGTTGTAATACTTCAAGTTCAGACTAATGAACGCAAGCAAAATAAGTTTGTACACAATTGACGTCCATCTAAAACATAGTTATGTAAAGACTTGAACAATATGCAACTTCAGAATGGCTAAACAAAATACAATTTTAGGATTTAACATAGCAGAGATGAGTGCCAAACTAAATTATATCTTGAAATTGAAACTATGTGGCAGATTTGGATAGCTACAAATTCAAAATCTTGGGAACTTACCAAATTCAAAACTCCATTAGGTTCTTTGAGGGAGAAAGTCAGCTCTTCATTCCAGCTGGATTGTTCTAGATATATAAAGactaatatatgtatatgtttatatgggGAACCTAAAAAAGCACTTCTTATTTGATTGGAGGGTGGCCTTTTATGGCATCTGGTGCAATGATAAGTTTAAGTTTGAGTTTGAAAGCTAGATTTTTTGGCTATTTGAGTCAATAGTGTTTGGCTAAGAAATCAATTGCTGAGTTGGTTAGGAGTTTATGATTTGGCTTGTATTTTAGTCTCTGTTTTGAGTTTGTTGTAAGTTTGGTGGTGTTTCAAATTTGGCAATTgtaatttgtttatgtgtttttaATATACTCCTTTTTTCgataaaaaaaaagttgaaaaaactcaaaaactcaaaatgtCCATGGGTGGATAAGATAAAAGC
The genomic region above belongs to Humulus lupulus chromosome 1, drHumLupu1.1, whole genome shotgun sequence and contains:
- the LOC133813210 gene encoding protein C2-DOMAIN ABA-RELATED 11-like isoform X2, whose protein sequence is MDVIGISEQSSWNEELTFSLKEPNGVLNLEVFDKDLLKTDDKMGQAQLSLRPLVSAARLRQILQNFNGETVLRKVVPDSDNCLVRESSITCVNV
- the LOC133817493 gene encoding acetyl-CoA acetyltransferase 1-like; amino-acid sequence: MNNDGAAALVLVSGEKALQLGLQVIAKIKGYPDAAQIDYYEINEAFSESLNVHGEAVSLGHPLGCSGARILVTLLGLHDFDTCIAKNEEAIQIDPHFAECYGNMANAWKEKGNIDVAIRYYLIAIEVCYSHQFSP
- the LOC133813210 gene encoding protein C2-DOMAIN ABA-RELATED 11-like isoform X1 yields the protein MDVIGISEQSSWNEELTFSLKEPNGVLNLEVFDKDLLKTDDKMGQAQLSLRPLVSAARLRQILQNFNGETVLRKVVPDSDNCLVRESSITCVNGNVEKAPYFFSSCECFLLAHLESSFVP